The sequence below is a genomic window from Lentimicrobium saccharophilum.
GGCAAGAGCTCTCCGGCAGTAACCGGGCCGAAAATCCTGAATATCCCGTAAACCAGCGCAAGTACAAATCCCAGGGAAGCAATATAGAGGAAGCGCTCCGCCACTATTCCCGTGGGAGGAGCAATCAGGTTGGAAAACAGCGAAATATTCACCAGGTAGAAAAGTATGGCAAATGATAGCAGGTGTTTTTCCCTGATCTTCCACAATGCAAATCCAAGCAACCCTAAATGGATCAGCAGCGAAAGCCATACCATCGGGTTTGCCAGACCGGTAACGGGAATCATATTAAATCCATAGTAGAACCCCAGCGGATGGGGGAAAACCAGTTTCTGAAGGTAAAACAGCATCACCATCATGGAGGTCCCCAGACGCTCGGCAAGGGAGGCGCCCATAAGCAGAGGATTCTCGATAAACTGCAGGGAACGGGTGGTCTCACCCAGAAAAATTCTTGGCACCACAACCGCAACGGCCAGCACCAGCAGCAACGGAATCAGCATCAGCAATATCTGACGGGGTCTGACATCCGTAAAGAAATAAAACACCAGCGGAATCACCGCCAGAAAGGTCATCACATTGGCTTTGGACAGGTAGCCCAGCCCAAAAAACAAGGTACCCCACAATATGTTAATCTTTTTACCTGAATCGCAAAATCTCAGAAAGTATTTCAGCGAAAGCAGGGCTCCCAGAAAACTGAGCAGCTCTTCCCTGTTCTTCAGGCTCGCCACCACTTCGGTATGCAGGGGGTGCGCCAGAAACAACATCACGGTAAGCAAGGGTAACAACACATGATATTTTCCGAGCAGCCGCCGCAACAGTATAAACAGCAGGATTCCGGTAAGGGCGTAAAGCAGGACATTTAAGAAATGGCTCACGTGGGGATTCTCGCCGAAAAACTGCCACTCAAGGGCAAAAGTGGCTTTGGCCAGCGGGCGGTAACCGAAGTTGTGCTGTCCGCCCTCCTCGGCATTCAGGTTGATGTAATACGATGAGAAGATGGCGGGGATGGCCCTGATACCCTGCTGGGTGAGGGGATTCTTTCCGGTAACATAGACATCGTCGAGAGAATACCGGTTATTGATGGTGTTTCCGTATAGAATAAACGCAAATGCCGTGATCAGAAGATGATAAGGCAGATTGCCCCACGATCGGGTGTTTGCCTTCTTTTCCGGTTTGGAAGTCAGGGGTTTGCTCCTCTTCTTGGGCGTACTCATAATGCACAGGTTACGTAAAGCGCCGGATTCAGATCCCGGCAGCCGGGTATCTCCGTTTTCAGGCGCAAAGTAACACAAAAATCAGATTGACCCGTAAGTGTTTATCCGGGAACCCCCTGCCAACCGCCCGGGCGATTTTGGAAT
It includes:
- a CDS encoding tetratricopeptide repeat protein, whose amino-acid sequence is MSTPKKRSKPLTSKPEKKANTRSWGNLPYHLLITAFAFILYGNTINNRYSLDDVYVTGKNPLTQQGIRAIPAIFSSYYINLNAEEGGQHNFGYRPLAKATFALEWQFFGENPHVSHFLNVLLYALTGILLFILLRRLLGKYHVLLPLLTVMLFLAHPLHTEVVASLKNREELLSFLGALLSLKYFLRFCDSGKKINILWGTLFFGLGYLSKANVMTFLAVIPLVFYFFTDVRPRQILLMLIPLLLVLAVAVVVPRIFLGETTRSLQFIENPLLMGASLAERLGTSMMVMLFYLQKLVFPHPLGFYYGFNMIPVTGLANPMVWLSLLIHLGLLGFALWKIREKHLLSFAILFYLVNISLFSNLIAPPTGIVAERFLYIASLGFVLALVYGIFRIFGPVTAGELLPARVKNYAVLIAVILAIPATAKTIDRNRDWKDELTLYAADMPYLEQSAKANFIYATNLRSSVVERLKSGVPRQQIVPDARICIKHFKQATRVYPAYADAWNNLGESFLLLLNESDSAIQYFEKAVEHNPQFTAAFYNLGYTYQVTGQPEKAISNYERALELQPFEIRAMSNLAQLYQKTGQTEKAIALNEDIITIEPGLDLPYINLGTYAMRGGDAAKALEYFEQAIRINPNNFELNMRLRNYYQKVGDSAKADYYLDLARRSGRPQQ